In Waddliaceae bacterium, the genomic stretch ACCAGAGGGCGATCTTGAGCACTTAGAATTCCTATATGATGGTGTTGATGATCCTAGGGAGGCTTTTATCCAGAATATGTTGGAAGCTCTGCCAAGCGATGGCGTGATTGTTGTTTATCACCAATCCTATGAGCTGACGAAGTTTAAGGATCTGAAAAGAGATTTCCCTGCGTATGGAGATAGATTGGACGATATTATCAGACGTGTTGTTGATCTGAAAAAAGTGATTGAAGAGACAGTATTCGATCCCGAATTTCTTGGAAGCTTCAGTATTAAACGCGTCGCACCTGTTTTGCTGGGGGCTCAGGCGAGCTACAAAGGGCTGTCTGTCAGTGATGGCATTGAGGCCATGCTTTCCTTCCAGAAGTCTCTTGAGTTCAATCAAGGGCATCCTGAACGAGAAAAGATTCGTTCGGGATTGCTTGAATATTGTAAACAAGATACTGTTCTCATGGTAGACTTGCACAATTGGTTAAAAAAACAAATCGAGGAGAGGGTATGAAGAAAAAGAACATCATTGCAGTGGTCTTTGATTTTGATGATACACTGGGACCTGACAGCACTTCTGGGTTTTTAAATTCTCTAGGTGTTGATGTCCCGGGCTTTTGGAAAGAGGTTGATAAGATGTATCTTGACCACTGGGATCCTGTTCCGGCCTATCTCCAGAAGATGATTCTTCTAAATCAAAAGCTTCCCGAAGATAAGCAGATCACTAAGTCGTCTTTACAGAAGTGGGGAGAAAAAACGCCTTTATATAAAGGTGTTGAACAGGTTTTCGAGCACTTACAAGAGCTTATGAGTGATGTCTCTATTCCTATAGAGCTAGAGTTCTACGTGATCAGCAGTGGGATTGAAGAGGTGATTCGAGCTTCTCGGATTAGCAAGCACTTCAAAGATATATGGGCTTGTGATTTTGAATATGATTCTGATGAGCGGATTGTTTTCCCTAAACGTATCGTCAGCTTCACAGACAAGACGCGTTACCTATTTGATATCTCGAAGGGATTAATCGGTTCTGATGCTAGAACAAAACCGTTTGATGTGAACCTAAAGTTTGCTGCTGACGAGAAGAGGATCCCTATGGATCAAATGATCTTTGTCGGTGATGGATATACCGATGTGCCTTGTTTCTCGTTGATTGGAAAGGTTGGTGGGATTCCATTGGCGGTTTGTGACCCAGAAGACCGC encodes the following:
- a CDS encoding haloacid dehalogenase-like hydrolase, translating into MKKKNIIAVVFDFDDTLGPDSTSGFLNSLGVDVPGFWKEVDKMYLDHWDPVPAYLQKMILLNQKLPEDKQITKSSLQKWGEKTPLYKGVEQVFEHLQELMSDVSIPIELEFYVISSGIEEVIRASRISKHFKDIWACDFEYDSDERIVFPKRIVSFTDKTRYLFDISKGLIGSDARTKPFDVNLKFAADEKRIPMDQMIFVGDGYTDVPCFSLIGKVGGIPLAVCDPEDRQKWGKAWGFMESKRVLHWAMANYELGSTLHGSLCMAIEKIIKRIEMR